A region of Pseudomonas marginalis DNA encodes the following proteins:
- a CDS encoding serine O-acetyltransferase, giving the protein MGGFIDMQQLHDELLTQLIKTLTPMQMKQLEPHLAPLIQNAAQAVAEDLIAYAYRDPASRGRGELILESYASFKAVLYYRLAHLVWNFPDQTNGVFSRIALKLSNQGKVLSGAEIHPAARIGRRFVLDHGYGTVIGETCEIGNDCYILCGVTLGARGIANNPDGKRHPRLGNNVEVGSGARVLGYVLIGDNVFISPSCVITQDVPAGTKVKVVNQIQLQKNDESDHSNYLGAFALDERLHVVGEVNASHKVTVLDADFHPLPGLMLEPTVKERHHLQFRLHRLESGNHLPRLPLNLKVCGPEFEITLLSPPGLSAMVRHLLQASPLIVGG; this is encoded by the coding sequence ATGGGCGGCTTTATCGACATGCAACAGTTGCACGATGAGTTGCTCACCCAGCTCATCAAGACCCTCACCCCCATGCAGATGAAACAGCTGGAGCCGCACCTCGCGCCACTGATCCAGAATGCCGCCCAGGCGGTGGCCGAGGACTTGATCGCCTACGCCTATCGCGACCCGGCATCCCGTGGCCGCGGCGAACTGATCCTGGAGTCCTACGCCTCGTTCAAGGCCGTGCTCTATTACCGGCTTGCGCACCTGGTGTGGAATTTCCCCGACCAGACCAACGGCGTGTTTTCACGCATCGCCCTCAAGCTGAGCAACCAGGGCAAGGTCCTGTCCGGGGCCGAAATCCACCCGGCGGCGCGTATCGGCCGGCGCTTCGTGCTCGACCACGGCTACGGCACGGTAATCGGCGAGACCTGCGAGATCGGCAACGATTGCTACATCCTCTGCGGCGTGACCCTGGGTGCCCGCGGCATCGCCAACAATCCCGATGGCAAGCGCCATCCGCGCCTGGGCAACAACGTCGAGGTCGGCTCCGGGGCCCGGGTGCTGGGCTATGTGCTGATCGGCGACAACGTGTTTATCAGCCCCTCCTGTGTGATCACCCAGGACGTACCCGCCGGCACCAAGGTGAAGGTGGTGAACCAGATCCAACTGCAAAAAAACGATGAATCGGACCACAGCAACTACCTCGGGGCCTTCGCCCTGGATGAGCGCCTGCACGTGGTCGGCGAGGTCAATGCCAGCCACAAGGTCACGGTGCTGGACGCCGACTTTCATCCGTTGCCAGGCCTGATGCTGGAGCCAACGGTGAAGGAACGTCACCACCTGCAATTCAGGCTGCACCGCCTCGAATCCGGCAACCACCTGCCGCGCCTGCCGCTGAACCTGAAAGTCTGCGGGCCGGAATTCGAAATCACCCTGCTCTCCCCCCCTGGCTTGAGCGCGATGGTGCGCCACCTGCTGCAAGCCAGCCCACTGATCGTCGGAGGTTGA
- a CDS encoding alanyl-tRNA editing protein, with product MSVHTMETLALFDSAPYQNAFSARVIAVSEHGIALEHTLFYPTGGGQPGDTGHLTLADGTRVDVTGTVRDPVLRSIIWHQVEHCPEQLIAGVLVDAGLDWERRYQHMKMHTCLHLLCSLIDAPVTGCSISADKGRLDFDLPEMTLDKDSITRDLNALIEQAHEVKTLSMPASEYATLLQITRTQAVAPPVIQGSVRVIEIGGIDIQPCGGTHVLNTEEIGRVFCEKIEKKSKHNRRVILRFE from the coding sequence ATGTCCGTGCACACCATGGAAACCCTGGCGCTGTTTGACAGCGCGCCCTACCAGAACGCATTCAGCGCCCGGGTGATTGCCGTCAGCGAACACGGCATCGCCCTGGAGCACACCCTGTTCTACCCCACCGGCGGCGGCCAACCCGGCGATACCGGCCACCTGACCCTGGCGGACGGTACCCGGGTCGACGTGACCGGCACGGTGCGCGACCCGGTGCTGCGTTCGATCATCTGGCACCAGGTGGAACACTGCCCGGAGCAGTTGATCGCCGGCGTGCTGGTGGACGCCGGTCTGGATTGGGAGCGGCGCTACCAGCACATGAAAATGCACACCTGCCTGCACCTGCTGTGCTCGCTCATCGACGCACCGGTGACCGGTTGCAGCATCAGTGCCGACAAAGGCCGCCTGGATTTCGACCTGCCGGAAATGACCCTCGACAAGGACAGCATCACCCGTGACCTCAATGCGCTGATCGAACAGGCCCACGAGGTGAAGACCCTGTCGATGCCGGCTTCGGAGTACGCCACCCTGCTGCAGATCACCCGCACCCAGGCGGTTGCGCCGCCGGTGATCCAGGGCTCGGTACGGGTGATTGAAATCGGCGGGATCGATATCCAGCCGTGCGGCGGTACCCATGTGCTCAACACCGAGGAAATCGGCCGGGTGTTCTGCGAGAAGATCGAGAAGAAGAGCAAGCACAACCGCCGGGTGATCCTGCGGTTTGAGTGA
- the prpD gene encoding 2-methylcitrate dehydratase encodes MSTNVDQNNRPDYDQVLQDIADYVLNYRIESQAALDTARNCLMDTLGCGLLALRFPECTKHLGPMVEGTVVPFGARVPGTSFRLDPVKAAWDIGCIVRWLDYNDTWLAAEWGHPSDNLGGILAVADHLSQQRVANGDAPLTVRAVLDAMIMAHEIQGVIALENSFNRVGLDHVLLVKVASTAVTAQLMGANREQLLSALSHAFVDGQALRTYRHAPNAGSRKSWAAGDASSRGVRLADIALRGEMGIPGVLSAPQWGFYDVLFSHTNKDLALKPEDKRAFSLSQPYGTYVMENVLFKISFPAEFHAQTACEAAVTLHPLVKDRLHDVERIVITTHESAIRIISKVGPLANAADRDHCLQYMTAVPLAFGNLVAEHYEDAFHAAHPIIDQLRDKMVIVEDPRYSREYLEADKRSIANAVQVFFKDGSSTEQVAVEYPIGHRRRRVEGIALLEDKFKANLATRFTAQRSAEIFALCTDQAKLEATPVNRFVDLFVI; translated from the coding sequence ATGAGCACCAACGTCGACCAGAACAACCGCCCCGACTACGACCAGGTTTTGCAGGACATCGCCGACTATGTCCTCAACTACCGGATCGAGTCCCAGGCCGCCTTGGACACCGCCCGCAACTGCCTGATGGACACCCTCGGTTGCGGCCTGCTGGCCCTGCGTTTTCCCGAGTGCACCAAGCACCTGGGGCCGATGGTTGAAGGCACGGTGGTACCGTTTGGCGCGCGGGTGCCGGGCACCTCGTTTCGCCTGGACCCGGTCAAGGCGGCCTGGGACATTGGCTGCATCGTGCGCTGGCTCGACTACAACGATACTTGGCTCGCCGCCGAGTGGGGGCATCCCTCGGATAACCTCGGTGGCATCCTTGCCGTGGCGGATCACCTGTCGCAACAGCGCGTGGCCAATGGCGATGCACCGCTGACCGTGCGCGCGGTGCTGGATGCGATGATCATGGCCCACGAAATCCAGGGTGTGATTGCCCTGGAAAACTCGTTCAACCGTGTCGGCCTCGACCATGTGCTGTTGGTGAAAGTCGCCTCCACGGCGGTCACCGCCCAGCTGATGGGCGCCAACCGCGAACAGCTGCTGTCGGCACTGTCTCACGCCTTCGTCGATGGCCAGGCCTTGCGCACTTACCGGCATGCGCCGAATGCCGGCTCGCGCAAATCCTGGGCGGCGGGGGATGCGTCGAGTCGCGGCGTACGCCTGGCGGACATCGCCCTGCGCGGCGAAATGGGCATCCCCGGTGTGCTGAGCGCGCCGCAATGGGGCTTCTACGACGTGCTGTTCAGCCACACCAACAAAGACCTGGCGCTCAAGCCCGAGGACAAGCGTGCGTTCAGCCTGTCCCAGCCGTATGGCACCTACGTGATGGAAAACGTGCTGTTCAAGATCAGCTTCCCCGCCGAGTTCCACGCGCAGACCGCCTGTGAAGCCGCGGTGACCTTGCATCCGTTGGTCAAGGATCGCCTGCACGACGTCGAGCGCATCGTGATCACCACCCATGAGTCGGCGATTCGCATCATCTCCAAGGTCGGGCCACTGGCCAACGCCGCCGACCGCGACCATTGCCTGCAATACATGACCGCCGTGCCCCTGGCATTCGGCAATCTGGTGGCCGAGCACTACGAGGATGCATTCCACGCCGCTCACCCGATCATTGATCAGTTGCGCGACAAGATGGTCATCGTCGAAGACCCACGCTACAGCCGTGAATACCTGGAAGCCGACAAGCGTTCCATCGCCAATGCCGTGCAGGTGTTCTTCAAGGATGGCTCCAGCACCGAGCAAGTGGCGGTGGAATACCCGATCGGCCATCGCCGTCGTCGAGTGGAGGGCATTGCGTTGCTGGAAGACAAGTTCAAGGCCAACCTGGCCACGCGCTTTACCGCCCAGCGCAGTGCCGAGATCTTTGCGTTGTGCACGGACCAGGCGAAGCTCGAGGCCACGCCGGTCAACCGCTTCGTGGACCTGTTCGTCATCTAG
- the prpF gene encoding 2-methylaconitate cis-trans isomerase PrpF: MAHAAQIKIPATYMRGGTSKGVFFRLQDLPESAQVPGAARDALLLRVIGSPDPYDKQIDGMGGATSSTSKTVILAKSTRADHDVDYLFGQVSIDKPFVDWSGNCGNLSAAVGSFAISAGLVDAARVPHSGVAVVRVWQANIGKTIIAHVPITDGAVQETGDFELDGVTFPAAEVQLEFMDPAAEEEGGGGSMFPTGNLVDDLEVPGVGTFKATLINAGIPTIFINAEDLGYTGTELQGAINSDPKALAMFETVRAYGALRMGLIKHLDEAAQRQHTPKVAFVAKPADYVASSGKAIKAGDVDLLVRALSMGKLHHAMMGTAAVAIGTAAAISGTLVNLAAGGIERNAVRFGHPSGTLRVGAEATQVDGEWVVKKAIMSRSARVLMEGFVRVPGDAF, translated from the coding sequence ATGGCACACGCAGCGCAAATCAAGATCCCCGCCACCTATATGCGTGGCGGCACCAGCAAGGGCGTATTTTTCCGCCTCCAGGACCTGCCCGAGTCGGCGCAGGTGCCGGGAGCGGCGCGGGATGCCTTGCTGCTACGGGTGATCGGCAGCCCCGATCCCTACGACAAGCAAATCGACGGCATGGGCGGCGCCACATCGAGCACCAGCAAAACCGTGATCCTCGCCAAAAGCACCCGCGCCGATCATGACGTCGACTATCTGTTTGGCCAGGTCTCCATCGACAAGCCCTTTGTCGACTGGAGTGGCAACTGCGGCAACCTGTCGGCGGCGGTGGGTTCGTTCGCCATCAGCGCCGGGCTGGTCGATGCGGCCCGCGTGCCCCATAGCGGCGTGGCCGTGGTGCGGGTGTGGCAGGCCAATATCGGCAAGACCATCATCGCCCACGTGCCGATCACCGACGGGGCGGTGCAGGAAACCGGCGACTTCGAGCTGGACGGCGTGACCTTCCCGGCGGCCGAAGTGCAGCTGGAATTCATGGACCCGGCGGCGGAAGAAGAGGGCGGCGGCGGCTCGATGTTCCCCACCGGCAACCTGGTCGACGACCTGGAAGTGCCCGGCGTCGGCACCTTCAAGGCCACGCTGATCAACGCCGGCATCCCGACGATTTTCATCAACGCCGAAGACCTCGGCTACACCGGCACCGAGCTGCAAGGCGCGATCAACAGCGACCCCAAGGCCCTGGCGATGTTCGAGACCGTACGGGCCTATGGCGCGTTGCGCATGGGGCTGATCAAGCACCTCGACGAAGCGGCCCAGCGCCAGCACACGCCGAAGGTGGCGTTTGTGGCCAAGCCTGCCGACTACGTAGCGTCCAGTGGCAAGGCGATCAAGGCCGGCGATGTGGATTTGCTGGTGCGCGCCCTCTCCATGGGCAAGCTGCACCACGCGATGATGGGCACGGCGGCGGTGGCGATCGGCACGGCGGCGGCGATTTCGGGGACCTTGGTCAACCTCGCAGCGGGCGGTATTGAACGTAATGCCGTGCGCTTCGGGCATCCCTCCGGCACCTTGCGCGTGGGGGCTGAAGCCACCCAGGTGGACGGTGAGTGGGTGGTGAAGAAAGCCATCATGAGCCGCAGTGCACGGGTGTTGATGGAAGGTTTCGTCCGCGTACCCGGCGACGCCTTCTAA
- the acnD gene encoding Fe/S-dependent 2-methylisocitrate dehydratase AcnD, translated as MNTEFRKPLPGSRLDYFDARAAVDAISPGAYATLPYTSRVLAENLVRRCDPATLNASLSQLIERKRDLDFPWFPARVVCHDILGQTALVDLAGLRDAIALQGGDPAQVNPVVPTQLIVDHSLAVEAGGFDPDAFEKNRAIEDRRNEDRFHFIEWTKKAFKNVDVIPPGNGIMHQINLEKMSPVIQVRDGVAFPDTCVGTDSHTPHVDALGVIAIGVGGLEAESVMLGRASWMRLPESVGVELTGQLLPGITATDMVLALTEFLRQQKVVGAWLEFFGEGASKLTLGDRATISNMAPEYGATAAMFYIDQQTIAYLKLTGREDEQVALVEQYARHTGLWADDLKGAQYERGLTFDLSSVVRNMAGPSNPHARVATRDLAAKGISGQWDDVPGQMPDGAVIIAAITSCTNTSNPRNVIAAGLLARNANKLGLTRKPWVKSSLAPGSKTVAMYLEEAGLGHELEKLGFGVVAFACTTCNGMSGALDPVIQQEIIDRDLYATAVLSGNRNFDGRIHPYAKQAFLASPPLVVAYAIAGTIRFDIEKDVLGLDTDGKEIRLQDIWPSDEEIDAVVKASVKPEQFRAVYIPMFAIHEDTGPKVAPLYDWRPQSTYIRRPPYWEGALAGARPLKGMRPLAVLPDNITTDHLSPSNAIMLDSAAGEYLAKMGLPEVDFNSYATHRGDHLTAQRATFANPKLFNEMVRENGKVKQGSLARIEPEGQVTRMWEAIETYMERKQPLIIIAGADYGQGSSRDWAAKGVRLAGVEAIAAEGFERIHRTNLVGMGVLPLEFLPGTDRHTLQIDGSETYDVIGQRTPRAQLTLVINRKDGERVEVPVTCRLDTAEEVSIYEAGGVLQRFAQDFLESATTA; from the coding sequence ATGAACACTGAATTTCGCAAACCGCTCCCCGGCAGCCGCCTGGATTACTTCGACGCCCGCGCGGCCGTCGATGCAATCAGCCCCGGCGCCTATGCCACGTTGCCCTACACCTCTCGTGTGCTCGCCGAGAACCTGGTGCGCCGCTGCGACCCGGCCACCCTCAACGCATCCTTGAGCCAGTTGATCGAACGCAAACGCGACCTCGACTTCCCCTGGTTCCCGGCCCGCGTGGTGTGCCACGACATTCTTGGCCAGACCGCCCTGGTCGACCTCGCCGGCCTGCGTGATGCCATCGCCCTGCAAGGCGGCGACCCGGCCCAGGTCAACCCGGTGGTCCCCACCCAGTTGATCGTCGATCACTCCCTGGCTGTCGAAGCCGGTGGTTTCGACCCGGACGCGTTCGAGAAAAACCGCGCCATCGAAGACCGTCGCAACGAAGACCGCTTCCACTTCATCGAGTGGACCAAAAAGGCCTTCAAGAATGTCGACGTGATCCCGCCGGGCAACGGCATCATGCACCAGATCAACCTGGAGAAAATGTCCCCGGTGATCCAGGTGCGTGACGGTGTGGCCTTCCCGGATACCTGCGTCGGCACCGACAGCCATACCCCCCACGTCGATGCCTTGGGCGTGATCGCCATTGGTGTCGGCGGCCTTGAAGCCGAAAGCGTCATGCTTGGCCGCGCCTCGTGGATGCGCCTGCCGGAAAGCGTCGGTGTCGAATTGACCGGCCAGTTGCTGCCGGGCATCACCGCCACCGATATGGTGCTGGCCCTGACCGAGTTCCTGCGCCAACAGAAAGTGGTCGGCGCCTGGCTCGAATTCTTCGGTGAAGGCGCGTCCAAACTGACCCTCGGCGACCGCGCGACCATCTCCAACATGGCCCCGGAATACGGCGCCACGGCGGCCATGTTTTATATCGACCAGCAGACCATCGCCTACCTGAAACTCACCGGCCGCGAAGACGAGCAAGTCGCCCTGGTCGAGCAATACGCCCGCCACACCGGCCTGTGGGCAGACGATCTCAAAGGCGCGCAATACGAGCGTGGCCTCACCTTCGACCTGTCCAGTGTGGTGCGCAACATGGCTGGCCCGAGCAACCCGCACGCCCGCGTCGCCACCCGCGACCTGGCTGCCAAGGGCATCTCCGGCCAGTGGGATGACGTGCCGGGGCAAATGCCCGACGGCGCGGTGATCATCGCCGCCATCACCAGTTGCACCAACACCAGTAACCCGCGCAACGTGATCGCCGCCGGGCTGCTGGCGCGCAACGCCAACAAGCTTGGGTTGACGCGCAAGCCGTGGGTCAAGTCGTCCCTGGCACCGGGTTCGAAAACCGTGGCCATGTACCTGGAAGAAGCCGGCCTGGGTCATGAGTTGGAAAAGCTCGGCTTTGGCGTGGTGGCGTTTGCCTGCACCACTTGCAACGGCATGTCCGGCGCCCTCGACCCGGTGATCCAGCAAGAGATCATCGACCGCGACCTGTACGCCACCGCCGTGCTCTCGGGCAACCGCAACTTCGACGGGCGTATCCACCCGTACGCCAAGCAGGCGTTCCTGGCTTCGCCGCCGCTGGTGGTGGCCTATGCGATTGCCGGCACCATCCGTTTCGACATCGAGAAGGACGTGCTCGGCCTCGACACCGACGGCAAGGAAATCCGCCTGCAGGACATCTGGCCGAGCGACGAAGAAATCGACGCGGTGGTCAAGGCCTCGGTCAAGCCGGAGCAGTTTCGCGCGGTGTATATCCCGATGTTCGCGATCCACGAAGACACCGGCCCGAAAGTCGCGCCGCTGTACGACTGGCGCCCGCAGAGCACCTATATCCGCCGCCCACCGTACTGGGAAGGCGCGCTGGCCGGTGCGCGGCCGCTCAAGGGCATGCGCCCGCTGGCGGTGCTGCCGGACAACATCACCACCGATCACCTGTCGCCGTCCAACGCGATCATGCTCGACAGCGCCGCCGGCGAATACCTGGCGAAAATGGGCCTGCCGGAAGTCGACTTCAACTCCTACGCCACCCACCGTGGCGACCACCTGACCGCGCAGCGCGCGACGTTCGCCAACCCGAAACTGTTCAACGAAATGGTGCGGGAAAACGGCAAGGTCAAGCAGGGCTCCCTGGCGCGGATCGAGCCGGAAGGCCAGGTCACGCGGATGTGGGAAGCCATCGAAACCTACATGGAGCGCAAGCAGCCGCTGATCATCATTGCCGGCGCCGACTACGGCCAGGGCTCGTCCCGCGACTGGGCCGCCAAGGGCGTGCGCCTGGCGGGTGTGGAAGCGATTGCCGCCGAGGGGTTCGAGCGCATCCACCGCACCAACCTGGTGGGCATGGGCGTGCTGCCCCTGGAGTTCCTGCCCGGCACCGACCGTCACACCTTGCAGATTGATGGCAGCGAAACCTACGACGTGATCGGCCAACGCACCCCGCGTGCGCAGTTGACGCTGGTGATCAATCGCAAGGATGGCGAACGTGTCGAGGTGCCGGTGACGTGCCGCCTGGACACCGCCGAAGAAGTGTCGATCTACGAGGCGGGCGGCGTGTTGCAACGTTTTGCCCAGGATTTCCTGGAATCGGCGACCACCGCCTGA
- the prpC gene encoding 2-methylcitrate synthase, with translation MAEAKVLSGAGLRGQVAGQTALSTVGQAGAGLTYRGYDVRELAADAQFEEVAYLLLYGELPTQAELAAYSARLSTLRDLPQALKEVLERIPADAHPMDVMRTGCSFLGNIEPEKDFSVQRDVTDRLLAAFPAIMCYWYRFSHDGKRIDCVTDEPSIGGHFLHLLHGKKPSELHEKVMNVSLILYAEHEFNASTFTARVCASTLSDLYSCVTAAIGSLRGPLHGGANEAAMEMIERFGSAEEAVEGTLGMLARKDKIMGFGHAIYKDNDPRNEVIKGWSKKLADEVGDTVLFPVSEAIDKTMWEQKKLFPNADFYHASAYHFMGIPTKLFTPIFVCSRLTGWAAHVFEQRANNRIIRPSAEYIGVEQRKFVPIERR, from the coding sequence ATGGCTGAAGCAAAAGTACTGAGTGGTGCCGGCCTGCGTGGCCAGGTCGCCGGGCAGACCGCACTGTCCACCGTGGGCCAGGCCGGAGCCGGCCTGACTTACCGTGGCTACGACGTGCGCGAACTGGCCGCCGATGCACAGTTTGAAGAGGTCGCTTATCTGCTGCTGTACGGCGAACTGCCTACCCAGGCCGAACTGGCTGCCTACAGCGCCAGGCTGAGCACGCTGCGTGACCTGCCGCAAGCGCTGAAAGAAGTGCTCGAACGCATCCCCGCCGACGCCCACCCGATGGACGTGATGCGCACCGGTTGCTCCTTCCTCGGCAATATCGAGCCGGAAAAAGACTTCAGCGTGCAACGCGACGTGACCGACCGCCTGCTCGCCGCGTTCCCGGCGATCATGTGCTACTGGTACCGCTTCAGCCATGACGGCAAGCGCATCGACTGCGTGACCGACGAGCCAAGCATCGGCGGCCATTTCCTGCACCTGCTGCACGGCAAGAAGCCGAGCGAACTGCATGAAAAAGTCATGAACGTGTCGTTGATCCTCTACGCCGAGCACGAGTTCAACGCCTCGACCTTCACCGCGCGGGTGTGTGCCTCGACCCTGTCCGACCTGTATTCCTGCGTCACCGCCGCCATCGGCTCCCTGCGCGGCCCGCTGCACGGCGGCGCCAACGAAGCGGCGATGGAAATGATCGAGCGTTTCGGTTCGGCAGAGGAAGCCGTCGAAGGCACCCTCGGCATGCTGGCTCGCAAGGACAAGATCATGGGCTTCGGCCACGCGATCTACAAAGACAACGACCCGCGTAATGAAGTGATCAAGGGCTGGTCGAAAAAGCTCGCCGACGAAGTGGGCGACACCGTGCTGTTCCCGGTCTCCGAAGCCATCGACAAGACCATGTGGGAGCAGAAGAAACTGTTCCCCAACGCCGATTTCTACCATGCCTCGGCGTACCACTTCATGGGCATCCCGACCAAGCTGTTCACGCCGATCTTCGTCTGCTCGCGGCTTACCGGCTGGGCCGCGCATGTGTTCGAACAGCGCGCCAACAATCGCATCATCCGTCCAAGCGCCGAGTACATCGGCGTTGAACAGCGCAAGTTCGTGCCAATCGAACGTCGCTGA
- the prpB gene encoding methylisocitrate lyase, giving the protein MSSNNKSTPGQRFRDAVASEHPLQVVGAINANHALLAKRAGFKAIYLSGGGVAAGSLGVPDLGITGLDDVLTDVRRITDVCDLPLLVDVDTGFGSSAFNVARTVKSMIKFGAAAIHIEDQVGAKRCGHRPNKEIVSQQEMVDRIKAAVDARTDDSFVIMARTDALAVEGLESALERAAACIEAGADMVFPEAITELEMYKLFAARVKAPILANITEFGATPLYTTEQLKSADVSIVLYPLSAFRAMNKAAENVYTAIRRDGTQQNVIDTMQTRMELYDRIDYHTFEQKLDALFAAKK; this is encoded by the coding sequence ATGAGTTCTAACAATAAAAGCACCCCCGGCCAGCGTTTCCGTGACGCGGTCGCCAGCGAGCACCCCTTGCAGGTGGTCGGTGCGATCAACGCCAACCATGCGCTGCTGGCCAAGCGCGCCGGCTTCAAGGCGATCTACCTGTCGGGTGGCGGCGTGGCGGCCGGTTCCCTCGGCGTGCCGGACCTGGGCATCACCGGCCTGGATGACGTACTCACCGACGTGCGCCGTATCACCGACGTCTGTGACCTGCCGCTGCTGGTGGACGTGGACACCGGCTTCGGCTCCTCGGCGTTCAACGTCGCGCGCACGGTCAAATCGATGATCAAGTTCGGCGCGGCCGCGATTCATATCGAGGACCAGGTCGGCGCCAAGCGCTGCGGCCATCGTCCTAACAAAGAGATCGTGTCCCAGCAGGAAATGGTCGACCGCATCAAGGCCGCCGTGGACGCGCGCACCGATGACAGCTTCGTGATCATGGCGCGCACCGACGCGTTGGCCGTGGAAGGCCTGGAGTCCGCCCTGGAGCGTGCCGCCGCCTGCATTGAAGCCGGCGCCGACATGGTGTTCCCGGAAGCCATTACTGAACTGGAGATGTACAAACTGTTCGCCGCCCGTGTGAAGGCGCCGATCCTGGCCAACATCACCGAGTTCGGCGCGACGCCGCTGTACACCACCGAACAGTTGAAATCTGCCGATGTTTCCATCGTGCTGTACCCGCTGTCGGCCTTCCGTGCCATGAACAAGGCCGCCGAGAACGTCTACACCGCGATCCGTCGCGACGGCACTCAACAGAACGTGATCGACACCATGCAAACCCGCATGGAGCTTTACGATCGCATCGACTACCACACCTTCGAGCAGAAGCTTGACGCGTTGTTCGCCGCGAAAAAGTGA
- a CDS encoding GntR family transcriptional regulator has product MLGQSEAPIMASDESQTMSENVFRRIQAAIVKGEIAPGSKISEPELARTYGISRGPLREAIHRLEGQRLLVRVPHVGARVVSLSHAELVELYEIRESLEGMACRLAAERMTDAEIEELRQVLHTHERDAAFQAGVGYYQQEGDFDFHYRIIQGAGNRTLTQMLCGELYQLVRMYRIQFSATPNRPRQAFAEHHRILDAIADRDGELAELLMRRHIGASKRNIARHFPGGAPDRGES; this is encoded by the coding sequence ATGCTGGGTCAATCAGAAGCTCCGATAATGGCGTCGGACGAATCCCAAACGATGTCCGAGAACGTCTTCCGACGCATCCAGGCCGCCATCGTCAAGGGTGAGATCGCTCCCGGCAGCAAGATTTCCGAGCCGGAACTGGCCCGCACCTACGGCATCAGCCGTGGCCCGCTGCGCGAGGCGATCCACCGCCTCGAAGGCCAGCGCCTGCTGGTGCGCGTGCCCCATGTGGGCGCCCGGGTCGTGTCCTTGAGCCACGCCGAGCTGGTTGAACTGTATGAAATCCGCGAGTCCCTGGAAGGCATGGCCTGTCGCCTGGCCGCCGAGCGCATGACCGACGCGGAAATCGAAGAATTGCGCCAGGTGTTGCACACCCACGAGCGCGACGCCGCGTTCCAGGCGGGTGTCGGCTACTACCAGCAGGAAGGCGACTTCGATTTTCATTACCGGATCATTCAAGGTGCGGGTAACCGCACCCTCACCCAAATGCTCTGCGGCGAGCTGTACCAACTGGTGCGCATGTACCGCATCCAGTTCTCCGCCACCCCCAATCGTCCACGCCAGGCCTTTGCCGAGCATCACCGCATTCTTGATGCGATTGCCGATCGCGACGGTGAACTGGCCGAGTTGTTGATGCGCCGGCATATCGGTGCTTCCAAACGCAATATTGCCCGTCATTTCCCAGGCGGCGCCCCTGATAGAGGTGAGTCATGA
- a CDS encoding ATP-dependent zinc protease produces MRLKPFPLLFCLLSMPSLGAAAEKTVYGLNEYAQLAGIDLEVAAKLDTGAKTASLSARDIKRFKRNGESWVRFYLAIDTAHSHPIERPLARVSKIKRRAGDYDPDEDKNYTARPVIALDICMGTALRSIEVNLTDRSAFQYPLLIGSEALKRFDALVDPSLKYAAGKPACAADAHTAE; encoded by the coding sequence ATGAGACTCAAGCCCTTCCCCCTGTTGTTTTGCCTATTGTCCATGCCGAGCCTTGGCGCTGCCGCCGAGAAGACCGTGTATGGCCTCAATGAATACGCGCAATTGGCCGGCATCGACCTGGAAGTAGCCGCCAAGCTCGACACCGGCGCCAAGACCGCCTCCCTCAGCGCCCGTGACATCAAGCGTTTCAAGCGCAACGGCGAATCCTGGGTGCGCTTCTACCTGGCCATCGACACCGCCCATTCCCATCCCATCGAACGCCCCCTGGCCCGCGTCAGCAAGATCAAGCGGCGCGCCGGCGACTACGACCCCGATGAGGACAAGAACTACACCGCCCGTCCTGTGATTGCCCTGGATATCTGCATGGGCACCGCTTTACGCAGCATCGAAGTGAACTTGACTGACCGCAGCGCTTTCCAATACCCGCTGCTGATCGGCTCCGAAGCGCTCAAACGCTTTGATGCGCTGGTCGACCCCAGTCTTAAATACGCAGCAGGCAAACCCGCCTGCGCCGCCGACGCTCATACCGCCGAGTAA